The following coding sequences are from one Aeromicrobium duanguangcaii window:
- a CDS encoding BTAD domain-containing putative transcriptional regulator has translation MTEPTTAPDASRFESLAPRHDDETPSVAGRIGSALALLGLLIGLPVALVLLGGAPPIPTEVPGLRDLARQLGPEDLVSVLVAIVWLLWLVFVVCVVLEIFAARRGGLARTVPLAGPLQHLARALIGGLLVTGLVAGPAQATMASSADIAPASTPVATATVESATPAPEEKPSRADRVEKRLEGELVYTVKAPNEGYHDNLWDIAERHLGDGFRYKEIYELNKDKVQLDGRKLELARLIQPGWQLIMPADAVGISRVAVQEAPATAPAPAPTGSDTADATSADAEMSVAQNQSETGAWWMGAGLLASGLLGALAVSRRRRPGGEPNEAAREAEADLRLAADPDRSRVLESVLRQLSASCEGAGIAVPSAYAAVVGHDEIELHLAPAVPEAVAGWEAVDGGAVWRFADDLATLDPPADADPAYPSLVSLGVDSSGRDVLVDLASSGGLITIGGDLHVSSEVVTSLALQAAVSPWSRSVRVVATGLPPAVESVAERISLAPDVESAASQVEAAREQDVLTGRQVDDEVTVLAVGTQVPGFAMQRLATLAGSRSGLAAVAIGDHEAARWRLHVDEHGTLHVPQLGLAVTANRIGAHHAEAVASLFASAGLTTREGDGDRIAISLPRRDADDAAWLTATSRVGVLGPVLVDGPGEQTERRAAVLTEIVAFLALHPEGVHPTVLAGAVWPLGVTPEVRDANIERARVWLGTDREGHHRLRESLDGRLTLGPDVVCDWDAFRHLVIASRRADFPRDEIDLLRRALKLVRGPAFEDAPRGRYAWVATLDLPRTIGELAIDAAMRLAQLMQDGGDPAGAAAAAGAVLRVYPTHEEAWRIVLRSRHASGGTAGVAAAVDQLHAALDGEPMDPTTATLVDELLPGAGSQIS, from the coding sequence ATGACCGAACCCACCACCGCTCCGGACGCCTCGCGCTTCGAGTCGCTGGCCCCGCGTCACGACGACGAGACCCCGTCCGTCGCCGGACGCATCGGATCGGCGCTCGCGCTGCTGGGGCTGCTGATCGGTCTTCCGGTCGCCCTCGTCCTGCTCGGGGGCGCGCCGCCGATCCCGACCGAGGTCCCCGGCCTGCGCGACCTGGCTCGCCAGCTCGGCCCCGAGGACCTCGTGTCCGTCCTGGTCGCGATCGTGTGGCTGCTGTGGCTGGTCTTCGTCGTGTGTGTCGTGCTCGAGATCTTCGCGGCTCGACGGGGCGGCCTCGCCCGCACCGTCCCGCTGGCCGGGCCCCTGCAGCACCTGGCCCGCGCGCTCATCGGCGGCCTGCTGGTGACCGGCCTGGTCGCGGGTCCCGCGCAGGCCACGATGGCGTCGTCGGCCGACATCGCCCCCGCGTCCACGCCCGTGGCCACGGCCACCGTCGAGTCGGCGACCCCGGCGCCCGAGGAGAAGCCCAGCCGCGCCGACCGCGTCGAGAAGCGGCTCGAGGGCGAGCTCGTCTACACCGTCAAGGCGCCCAACGAGGGCTACCACGACAACCTGTGGGACATCGCCGAGCGGCACCTGGGCGACGGCTTCCGCTACAAGGAGATCTACGAGCTCAACAAGGACAAGGTCCAGCTCGACGGCCGCAAGCTCGAGCTGGCGCGTCTGATCCAGCCGGGTTGGCAGCTGATCATGCCCGCCGACGCCGTCGGCATCTCCCGCGTCGCGGTGCAGGAGGCCCCGGCGACTGCGCCGGCGCCCGCCCCGACCGGCAGTGACACCGCGGACGCGACCAGTGCGGACGCCGAGATGTCCGTCGCCCAGAACCAGTCCGAGACCGGTGCCTGGTGGATGGGCGCGGGCCTGCTCGCCAGCGGCCTGCTGGGTGCACTCGCGGTGTCCCGTCGTCGCCGTCCCGGCGGTGAGCCGAACGAGGCCGCCCGTGAGGCCGAGGCCGACCTGCGCCTCGCGGCAGACCCCGACCGGTCCCGGGTGCTCGAATCGGTCCTGCGCCAGCTGAGCGCCTCGTGCGAGGGCGCCGGGATCGCCGTTCCGTCGGCCTACGCTGCCGTGGTCGGTCATGACGAGATCGAGCTGCACCTCGCCCCGGCGGTCCCCGAGGCCGTCGCAGGCTGGGAGGCCGTCGACGGGGGAGCGGTGTGGCGTTTCGCCGACGACCTCGCGACTCTCGACCCGCCGGCCGACGCCGACCCCGCCTACCCCTCTCTGGTCAGCCTGGGCGTCGACAGCTCCGGCCGTGACGTCCTGGTCGACCTGGCGTCCTCCGGCGGACTCATCACGATCGGCGGCGACCTCCACGTCAGCAGCGAGGTCGTGACGTCCCTGGCCCTGCAGGCTGCGGTCAGCCCGTGGTCGCGCTCGGTCCGCGTGGTGGCCACGGGCCTACCGCCCGCCGTCGAGTCGGTGGCCGAGCGGATCTCGCTCGCGCCCGACGTCGAGTCCGCGGCGAGCCAGGTCGAGGCGGCGCGTGAGCAGGACGTGCTCACCGGCCGCCAGGTCGACGACGAGGTCACGGTCCTCGCGGTCGGCACCCAGGTCCCCGGCTTCGCGATGCAGCGCCTCGCCACGCTCGCCGGCTCGCGGTCCGGGCTGGCCGCCGTCGCGATCGGCGACCACGAGGCGGCTCGCTGGCGCCTGCACGTCGACGAGCACGGCACGCTCCACGTGCCCCAGCTCGGCCTGGCGGTGACCGCCAACCGGATCGGCGCTCACCACGCCGAGGCGGTGGCCTCGCTGTTCGCCTCGGCCGGTCTCACGACCCGCGAGGGCGACGGCGACCGCATCGCGATCTCGCTGCCGCGCCGTGACGCCGACGACGCCGCGTGGCTCACCGCCACGAGCCGCGTCGGTGTCCTCGGACCTGTCCTGGTCGACGGCCCGGGCGAGCAGACCGAGCGCCGCGCGGCGGTCCTGACCGAGATCGTCGCGTTCCTGGCCCTGCATCCCGAGGGCGTCCACCCGACGGTGCTGGCCGGTGCCGTGTGGCCCTTGGGCGTCACGCCCGAGGTGCGCGACGCCAACATCGAGCGGGCCCGGGTGTGGCTCGGCACCGACCGTGAGGGTCACCACCGCCTGCGCGAGAGCCTCGACGGCCGCCTGACGCTGGGTCCGGACGTCGTGTGCGACTGGGACGCCTTCCGCCACCTGGTGATCGCCAGCCGGCGGGCGGACTTCCCCCGCGACGAGATCGATCTGCTGCGCCGGGCGCTCAAGCTCGTGCGCGGTCCGGCCTTCGAGGACGCGCCCCGTGGCCGCTACGCGTGGGTGGCCACGCTCGACCTGCCGCGCACCATCGGCGAGCTGGCCATCGACGCCGCGATGCGCCTCGCCCAGCTGATGCAGGACGGCGGCGATCCCGCCGGTGCCGCGGCGGCGGCCGGTGCGGTGCTGCGGGTGTACCCGACGCACGAGGAGGCGTGGCGCATCGTGCTGCGCTCGCGTCATGCATCCGGTGGCACGGCGGGTGTGGCGGCAGCGGTGGATCAGCTGCACGCGGCGCTCGACGGCGAGCCGATGGACCCGACGACGGCCACGCTGGTCGACGAGCTGCTGCCCGGGGCTGGGTCGCAGATCTCCTGA
- a CDS encoding TadE/TadG family type IV pilus assembly protein — translation MSTRRERGGATIFVLSMSVVLMLCAGLVVDGGMGINARMRVADDAEQAARAGANAVNIEALRSGGDLVIDPDLARSNAEQYLAARGYDAGQVEVEVSADANSVGVRLSDTSETTMLKIIGINQYPVSARATATAATS, via the coding sequence GTGTCCACCCGCCGCGAGCGCGGCGGGGCCACGATCTTCGTGTTGTCCATGTCGGTCGTGCTCATGCTGTGCGCCGGCCTCGTCGTCGACGGCGGCATGGGCATCAACGCCCGGATGCGGGTCGCGGACGACGCTGAGCAGGCGGCGCGTGCCGGTGCCAACGCCGTCAACATCGAGGCGTTGCGCAGCGGTGGCGACCTGGTCATCGATCCGGACCTGGCCCGCTCCAACGCCGAGCAGTACCTGGCCGCCCGCGGATACGACGCGGGTCAGGTCGAGGTCGAGGTGAGCGCCGACGCCAACTCCGTCGGCGTCCGCCTGAGCGACACCAGCGAAACGACGATGCTCAAGATCATCGGCATCAACCAGTACCCGGTCTCGGCGCGCGCCACGGCGACCGCGGCGACGTCCTGA
- a CDS encoding TadE/TadG family type IV pilus assembly protein — protein MSVEIVLMVPILVMFTLLVLAGGRYVSVRADIDAAARDAARAASFERSESAARAAALAAANASDVNDSFSSCEVAGIDGSFEAGGVITVTIRCSVDNRGLGLVGLSGSRDFTSSSSAPIDQYRRFG, from the coding sequence ATGTCGGTCGAGATCGTGCTCATGGTCCCGATCCTGGTGATGTTCACGCTGCTGGTCCTGGCCGGTGGGCGCTACGTCTCGGTCCGGGCCGACATCGACGCCGCTGCGCGCGACGCGGCGCGTGCGGCCTCGTTCGAACGCAGTGAGTCGGCGGCGCGTGCGGCCGCGCTGGCGGCGGCCAACGCCAGCGACGTCAACGACAGCTTCTCGTCGTGCGAGGTCGCGGGGATCGACGGCAGCTTCGAGGCCGGGGGAGTGATCACGGTGACGATCCGGTGCAGCGTGGACAACCGGGGCCTCGGCCTCGTGGGGCTCAGCGGCAGTCGTGACTTCACCTCCAGCAGCAGTGCCCCCATCGACCAGTACCGGAGGTTCGGATGA
- a CDS encoding TadE/TadG family type IV pilus assembly protein has protein sequence MRARARDEKGASVIELVLYTPLLMIAMILTIQFSLTYLAKQSASAAAREAARVARVTGDAEMGRAKGASSAASLGKGLLMNPEVQVARVGDNMRATVSGKANQLLPFFDPPRVTEVVQGRIEQFQEDGAP, from the coding sequence ATGCGCGCACGAGCACGGGACGAGAAGGGGGCCAGCGTCATCGAGCTGGTCCTCTACACCCCCCTGCTCATGATCGCGATGATTCTCACGATCCAGTTCTCGCTGACCTACCTCGCCAAGCAGTCGGCCAGCGCCGCAGCACGGGAGGCGGCCCGGGTCGCCCGTGTCACCGGCGACGCCGAGATGGGGCGGGCCAAGGGCGCCTCCTCGGCGGCGTCGCTGGGCAAAGGGCTGCTCATGAACCCCGAGGTCCAGGTCGCCCGGGTCGGCGACAACATGCGCGCCACCGTGTCCGGGAAGGCGAACCAGTTACTGCCGTTCTTCGACCCGCCGCGGGTCACCGAGGTCGTGCAGGGCCGGATCGAGCAGTTCCAGGAAGACGGTGCCCCGTGA
- a CDS encoding Flp family type IVb pilin, with protein MFHPAIGFLATMLGARIDRARREEGASAVEWVVIAAILVGICGVVAGILVGALQGKAGEIGSEIEGA; from the coding sequence ATGTTCCATCCCGCCATCGGTTTCCTGGCCACCATGCTCGGCGCCCGTATCGACCGTGCTCGCCGTGAAGAGGGCGCCTCGGCCGTCGAGTGGGTCGTCATCGCGGCCATCCTCGTCGGCATCTGTGGCGTCGTCGCGGGCATCCTCGTGGGCGCCCTCCAGGGCAAGGCCGGCGAGATCGGCAGCGAGATCGAGGGCGCCTGA
- a CDS encoding type II secretion system F family protein, with the protein MTLILLFGAVAGAGVWLLLSRSPVLGSTAASELARLDAQRRRGSVRPSLRSADDEDSVSQRVGTRLAAFLADRGIELPVTIQSDLAVVGKSVESHLGSTLAAAIVGAFAPAIAMGPMMFFGLVSPVLPAWLAIVGALGGAVLAQVQLHSEATERRRDFRHVVSAFLDLVSMNLAGGRGVPEALVAAAGVSQGWGMVRLSETINNARLQGITPWSALGRLGDEMKVEELRDLAAALALVAEDGAKVRDSLTARAASMRQRELADSETRAQERSQSMLIAQLLLAAGFLVFLIFPALAGITGL; encoded by the coding sequence ATGACTCTCATTCTGTTGTTCGGCGCGGTCGCCGGCGCCGGCGTGTGGTTGCTGCTCAGCCGCTCGCCCGTGCTCGGCTCCACCGCGGCCTCCGAGCTGGCCCGCCTCGATGCCCAGCGTCGTCGCGGCAGTGTGCGTCCCTCGTTGCGCTCCGCGGATGACGAGGACAGCGTCTCGCAGCGGGTCGGCACCCGCCTGGCCGCCTTCCTGGCCGACCGGGGGATCGAGCTGCCCGTGACGATCCAGTCCGATCTGGCCGTCGTCGGCAAGTCCGTCGAGAGCCATCTGGGCTCCACCCTGGCCGCGGCGATCGTGGGTGCCTTCGCGCCGGCGATCGCGATGGGACCGATGATGTTCTTCGGTCTCGTCAGCCCCGTGCTTCCGGCCTGGCTGGCCATCGTGGGCGCCCTGGGCGGCGCCGTCCTGGCGCAGGTGCAGCTGCACTCCGAGGCGACCGAGCGCCGTCGGGACTTCCGGCACGTGGTCAGCGCGTTCCTCGACCTGGTGTCGATGAACCTCGCGGGTGGCCGAGGCGTGCCCGAGGCCCTCGTGGCCGCCGCCGGCGTCAGCCAGGGCTGGGGCATGGTCCGGCTGAGCGAGACGATCAACAACGCTCGGCTGCAGGGCATCACCCCGTGGAGCGCGCTGGGCCGTCTCGGTGACGAGATGAAGGTCGAGGAGTTGCGCGACCTCGCCGCCGCCCTGGCCCTGGTGGCCGAGGACGGTGCCAAGGTGCGCGACTCCCTCACGGCGCGAGCCGCCTCGATGCGCCAGCGCGAATTGGCCGACTCCGAGACTCGCGCCCAGGAGCGGTCTCAGTCGATGCTGATCGCACAACTCCTGCTGGCCGCCGGCTTCCTCGTCTTCCTGATCTTCCCGGCGCTGGCAGGCATCACCGGGCTCTGA
- a CDS encoding type II secretion system F family protein codes for MGAQTLTIMLLGALIGAGVLLVVYGMSEQEEAPVRAPSKSLRSRIEGRSRRLLYAVVAGLAILLLTSWPVLAVAVGLLVWFGPQLFGGVASEKRAMSRLEGLAAWTESLRDTIAGAVGLEQAIPATAYAASPSIQPALIRLTDRLRVRTNLSTALQGFADDIDDPSADLIVAALILNARLRGPGLRDVLSSLARSARAELDMRRRIAASRSSTRRSVQIVMAVTVLFVLALSIFNRSYVEPYSSPIGQVVLVLVIMLFGAGFFWMRRLSEFQMPERFLLAKQETR; via the coding sequence ATGGGCGCCCAGACTCTGACCATCATGCTCCTCGGCGCCCTCATCGGCGCCGGGGTGCTGTTGGTCGTGTACGGGATGTCCGAGCAGGAGGAGGCGCCGGTGCGGGCGCCGTCGAAGTCGCTGCGCTCCCGTATCGAGGGTCGGTCCCGACGACTGCTGTACGCCGTCGTGGCGGGCCTGGCGATCCTGCTGCTGACGTCGTGGCCCGTCCTGGCCGTGGCCGTGGGCCTGCTCGTGTGGTTCGGCCCCCAGCTGTTCGGTGGCGTCGCCAGTGAGAAGCGCGCGATGTCGCGGCTCGAGGGACTCGCGGCCTGGACGGAGTCGCTGCGCGACACCATCGCCGGCGCCGTCGGCCTCGAGCAGGCGATCCCGGCCACCGCCTATGCCGCCTCGCCTTCGATCCAGCCCGCCCTGATCCGGCTGACCGACCGGTTGCGCGTGCGCACCAACCTCTCCACCGCGCTGCAGGGATTCGCGGACGACATCGACGACCCGAGTGCCGACCTCATCGTGGCGGCGCTCATCCTCAACGCCCGCCTGCGTGGTCCGGGCCTGCGCGACGTGCTCTCGTCGCTGGCTCGTTCCGCCCGAGCCGAGCTCGACATGCGTCGGCGCATCGCTGCCAGCCGGTCCAGCACGCGGCGAAGCGTCCAGATCGTCATGGCGGTCACGGTGCTGTTCGTCCTGGCGCTCTCGATCTTCAACCGCTCGTACGTCGAGCCGTACTCGTCGCCGATCGGTCAGGTCGTCCTCGTGCTCGTCATCATGCTCTTCGGTGCCGGGTTCTTCTGGATGCGCCGCCTCTCGGAGTTCCAGATGCCCGAACGGTTCCTCCTGGCGAAGCAGGAGACGCGATGA
- a CDS encoding CpaF family protein: MDQQLLRNLREEVADTLARQRREDAAAGLPAMSSEDERQFARAIIARVLESYARQEIAAGRTPLSHAEEAELADGIHAALYGVGRLQPLLDDPEVENIDINGCDNVFVGYSNGEEKRMPPVADSDDELVELVQVLGAYSGLTSRPFDTANPQLDLRLPDGSRLSAVMGVTQRPSLSIRRSRLSRVSLDMLVESGTMTPELASFLSAAVAARKNIMIAGATNAGKTTLLRALANEIPPHERLITVERALELGLGEFPDLHPNVVAFEERLPNSEGQGMIAMSELVRRSLRMNPSRVIVGEVLGDEIVTMLNAMSQGNDGSLSTIHANSSLEVFNRICTYAIQSKERLPADATMMLIAGAIDFVIFVQRRNEYNSGGGLRRVITSVREVNGVDGRVLSSEVFAEGEDGVAHAAAAVSCIEDLQEHGYRPTAYEGSAY, encoded by the coding sequence ATGGACCAGCAGCTGCTGCGCAACCTGCGCGAGGAAGTCGCCGACACGCTGGCCCGTCAGCGCCGCGAGGATGCGGCCGCCGGACTGCCGGCGATGTCCAGCGAGGACGAGCGCCAGTTCGCCCGGGCGATCATCGCGCGGGTGCTGGAGTCGTACGCACGCCAGGAGATCGCCGCCGGACGCACCCCGCTGTCGCACGCCGAGGAGGCCGAGCTGGCCGACGGCATCCACGCCGCTCTGTACGGCGTGGGCCGCCTCCAGCCGCTGCTGGACGACCCCGAGGTCGAGAACATCGACATCAACGGCTGCGACAACGTCTTCGTCGGCTACTCCAACGGCGAGGAGAAGCGCATGCCTCCCGTCGCCGACAGCGACGACGAGCTCGTCGAGCTGGTGCAGGTCCTGGGCGCCTACTCGGGCCTGACCAGCCGCCCGTTCGACACGGCCAACCCGCAGCTCGACCTGCGCCTGCCCGACGGCAGCCGCCTGTCGGCCGTCATGGGCGTCACGCAGCGTCCGTCGCTGTCGATCCGTCGCTCGCGGCTGAGCCGGGTCTCGCTCGACATGCTGGTCGAGAGCGGCACGATGACGCCCGAGCTGGCGTCGTTCCTGTCGGCCGCCGTCGCCGCGCGCAAGAACATCATGATCGCGGGAGCGACGAACGCCGGCAAGACCACACTGCTGCGCGCGCTGGCCAACGAGATCCCGCCGCACGAGCGGCTGATCACGGTCGAGCGCGCGCTGGAGCTGGGCCTGGGCGAGTTCCCCGACCTGCACCCCAACGTCGTCGCGTTCGAGGAGCGGCTCCCGAACTCCGAGGGCCAGGGCATGATCGCGATGTCCGAGCTGGTGCGCCGGTCGCTGCGCATGAACCCCAGCCGGGTCATCGTCGGTGAGGTGCTCGGTGACGAGATCGTCACGATGCTCAACGCGATGAGCCAGGGCAACGACGGCTCGCTGTCGACGATCCACGCGAACTCCTCGCTCGAGGTGTTCAACCGCATCTGCACCTACGCGATCCAGTCCAAGGAGCGCCTGCCCGCCGACGCCACGATGATGCTGATCGCCGGCGCGATCGACTTCGTGATCTTCGTCCAGCGCCGCAACGAGTACAACAGCGGCGGCGGACTCCGTCGTGTCATCACCTCCGTCCGTGAGGTCAACGGCGTGGACGGCCGCGTGCTGTCCAGCGAGGTCTTCGCCGAGGGCGAGGACGGCGTGGCGCACGCCGCTGCGGCCGTCAGCTGCATCGAGGACCTCCAGGAGCACGGCTACCGCCCGACGGCGTACGAGGGATCGGCGTACTGA
- a CDS encoding P-loop NTPase family protein, producing MTLISFVSAKGSPGVSTAVIGLAARWPEPVVVADLDPIGGDVATRERDADDHALQEHRGLVSLGAAVRAGDEVSLADHLQQTRDGVDVLVGASGPRQAQSLGPAWPHLQRTLRGYPGDVLADAGRFVPGSPASPVVEGSDAVIFLVRSEIAAVAHLRDRLATVREPWNLGRPGSIGVGVVVVGDPRDKRAVDDIGRLLAASELDVTMLGTIAHDPKVVLRGPASSSRVVQRSLFSRSIVDIVPRIRAFAAPSTVGQEI from the coding sequence ATGACGCTCATCAGCTTCGTCTCGGCCAAGGGCTCTCCGGGCGTCAGCACCGCGGTGATCGGCCTGGCCGCCCGCTGGCCCGAGCCCGTCGTCGTGGCCGACCTCGACCCGATCGGGGGCGACGTCGCCACCCGCGAGCGCGATGCGGACGACCATGCCCTCCAGGAGCATCGCGGGCTGGTCTCGCTGGGCGCCGCCGTGCGCGCCGGCGACGAGGTCTCCTTGGCCGACCACCTGCAGCAGACCCGCGACGGCGTGGACGTGCTGGTGGGCGCGTCCGGTCCGCGCCAGGCCCAGAGCCTCGGGCCCGCCTGGCCGCACCTGCAGCGCACCCTGCGCGGGTACCCCGGTGACGTCCTCGCGGACGCCGGCCGGTTCGTGCCGGGGTCCCCGGCCAGCCCCGTCGTCGAGGGATCCGACGCCGTGATCTTCCTCGTCCGGTCCGAGATCGCCGCCGTGGCTCACCTGCGCGACCGACTCGCGACGGTGCGTGAGCCCTGGAACCTGGGCCGTCCCGGTTCCATCGGGGTCGGCGTCGTCGTCGTCGGCGATCCCCGGGACAAGCGGGCCGTCGACGACATCGGCCGCCTGCTGGCCGCCTCGGAGCTCGACGTCACGATGCTCGGCACCATCGCCCACGACCCGAAGGTGGTCCTGCGCGGTCCGGCCTCGTCGTCGCGCGTCGTGCAGCGCTCGCTGTTCTCGCGCTCGATCGTCGACATCGTGCCCCGCATCCGTGCCTTCGCGGCTCCGTCGACCGTCGGACAGGAGATCTGA
- a CDS encoding SAF domain-containing protein produces MAMRTTTESVSDAVQDRQRARTARGVGGRAAPGASRPSPPRRRRPAFALLGVLLIVGGAALAGLLALRMDSRDPVLVLRSDVPAGTEITRDILGEANVSSDSNLIVPSGALSSVLGTYAKVPLSKGQLLDTSMLVRTNPLGGGKHAEVAVPVVEGRAPDGLDSGDLVRVVRIGESGTPSVPLALALVLRAPVESGGGGVLGGGGDSKGSAATLLVPVDIADAIVDAAGNNRIGMSLIDRGVAVTDSDRLRNLAVTR; encoded by the coding sequence ATGGCGATGCGTACCACCACCGAGTCGGTGAGCGACGCGGTCCAGGACCGCCAGCGCGCCCGGACCGCAAGGGGAGTCGGAGGACGGGCCGCGCCCGGCGCCTCCCGCCCGTCGCCGCCGCGTCGCCGGCGCCCCGCCTTCGCGCTGCTCGGTGTGCTGCTGATCGTCGGCGGAGCCGCTCTGGCCGGCCTGCTGGCGTTGCGGATGGACTCGCGTGATCCCGTGCTGGTGCTGCGGTCCGACGTGCCGGCGGGCACCGAGATCACCCGCGACATCCTCGGTGAGGCCAACGTGTCGTCGGACTCCAACCTGATCGTTCCCTCGGGAGCCCTGTCGAGTGTCCTGGGCACCTACGCCAAGGTCCCGCTGAGCAAGGGCCAGCTGCTCGACACCTCGATGCTCGTGCGCACCAACCCCCTCGGTGGCGGCAAGCACGCCGAGGTCGCGGTGCCGGTGGTCGAGGGCCGGGCGCCCGACGGCCTCGACTCCGGCGACCTGGTGCGTGTCGTGCGCATCGGCGAGAGCGGCACCCCGAGCGTGCCGCTGGCGCTCGCCCTGGTCCTGCGCGCGCCGGTCGAGTCCGGTGGCGGTGGCGTGCTCGGCGGTGGCGGCGACTCCAAGGGCTCCGCCGCCACGCTGCTGGTCCCCGTCGACATCGCCGACGCGATCGTCGACGCCGCCGGCAACAACCGGATCGGCATGTCGCTGATCGACCGCGGGGTGGCGGTGACCGACTCCGACCGGCTCCGCAACCTGGCGGTGACCCGATGA